A section of the Cygnus olor isolate bCygOlo1 chromosome 14, bCygOlo1.pri.v2, whole genome shotgun sequence genome encodes:
- the LOC121077681 gene encoding protocadherin beta-4-like: MTAKQYMLSCKGDLERTPERDSCHKKAAAVGRVLVAMLFAGKLCEHAGVWQRLRDGGQERVPFRSSPAAGRRVVLLAKAAASGCGRGGGRAQRSAAQRSREAAASGPPRRPPQHPLAVPDGHAAGRQPASARGREGGREGGRPPLPAALLPGAASRGGLRQTEGVRRPAMASARQVLCVCALLCVPRVRCEPIRYSVAEEGESGSVVANVAEDAGLTPAQLSARRARIASPAGRQHFRLERATGRLDLAERLDREEMCGRSLTCTLAFELLLENPLQFFRVEVAVEDVNDHSPVFPEERVTFQILETSDPGSRFPVEAAQDLDVGSNSIQAYSITPENEYFSVSFKDPKNKLIELVLEKPLDREEQPELLFSLIATDGGSPPRSGTTEIHIVVLDVNDNAPIFTQDVYVGQVLENAPMGSVVLSVTATDPDVGLNGDISYRFSQAVSEGQLAFTIDTMSGEIRVTKPMDFETTQKYELSVLATDGGGLSGMCNVMVEVVDVNDNAPELVVSFFSSPLPENTLPGTLVAVFAVRDQDSGVNGEITCALEDQLTFSLRPAYKNYYELVTVSTLDREETAQYLVVIRAADAGSPALTTTQTFTVDISDVNDNAPVFNQTSYTMYVHENNIPAVLVGAVSAVDSDAGPNAKVIYSLRPVHPAERDPCSCISVNSENGHVFVLRPLDYEQVRQLEVLVSATDAGSPPLSTNVTVCLLVVDENDNAPLVLHPTQDSSPPSSELVPASSEVGDLVTKVVAVDADSGQNSWLSFHLLRATDPGLFAVGTQNGEVRLRRPVTERDAVKQKLEVLVRDNGRPPLSATAALSILLLNGLSQEHLPQQEVAVQDEDSSLTIYLIISLVFVSLLFLTSVAAFVACKVCKRKELKGGRVLYGTGNLQSSLADGAAAGTLPHTYCYEINLTTGSGNSEFKFLKPILPSLPPQHSGTGRGVDDTEDFPPVLNSMGDAALDISGPSSVGHFNGLLFN; encoded by the coding sequence ATGACCGCCAAGCAGTACATGCTTTCCTGTAAAGGTGACCTGGAAAGAACACCCGAGCGCGATTCCTGCCAcaaaaaggctgctgctgttgggagAGTCCTTGTAGCGATGTTGTTTGCAGGCAAGCTCTGTGAGCACGCCGGCGTTTGGCAAAGGCTGAGAGACGGCGGCCAGGAGCGCGTCCCGTTCCGGAGCAGTCCCGCCGCGGGCCGCAGGGTGGTGCTCCTGGCCAAGGCGGCGGCGAGCGGCTgcgggcggggaggcggccgAGCCCAACGCAGCGCAGCACAGCGCagccgggaggcggcggcgagCGGTCCTCCGCGCCGTCCTCCGCAGCATCCGCTGGCGGTCCCGGACGGCCACGCTGCGGGCCGCCAGCCGGCCTCGgcgagagggagagagggaggccGCGAGGGAGGGCGCCCGCCGCTTCCCGCCGCGCTGCTGCCGGGCGCCGCTTCCCGCGGAGGACTGCGGCAGACGGAGGGTGTCCGCCGCCCCGCCATGGCGTCTGCAAGGCaagtgctttgtgtgtgtgctttgctGTGCGTGCCGCGCGTTCGCTGCGAGCCCATCCGCTACTCCGTAGCCGAGGAGGGGGAGAGCGGCTCCGTGGTGGCCAACGTGGCGGAGGACGCGGGGCTGACCCCGGCGCAGCTCTCGGCTCGCCGGGCACGCATTGCCTCACCGGCCGGCCGGCAGCACTTTCGCTTAGAGCGCGCCACCGGCCGCCTCGACCTGGCGGAGCGGCTCGATCGCGAGGAGATGTGCGGCCGCTCGCTTACCTGCACGCTCGCCTTCGAGCTCCTGCTCGAAAACCCGCTGCAGTTCTTTCGGGTCGAGGTGGCCGTGGAGGACGTCAACGACCACTCGCCGGTCTTTCCCGAGGAACGAGTCACTTTTCAGATCCTGGAAACCAGCGACCCTGGCTCACGTTTCCCCGTGGAGGCGGCTCAGGACCTGGACGTTGGCAGCAACAGCATCCAGGCTTATAGCATCACTCCTGAGAACGAgtacttcagtgtttcttttaagGATCCGAAAAACAAGCTTATAGAATTGGTTTTGGAAAAGCCTCTAGACAGAGAGGAGCAGCCAGAGTTGCTTTTCAGTCTCATTGCTACAGACGGTGGCTCTCCACCTAGGAGCGGGACCACCGAAATACACATTGTGGTTCTGGATGTAAATGACAACGCTCCCATCTTTACTCAGGACGTGTATGTTGGTCAGGTTTTGGAAAATGCCCCAATGGGCTCTGTGGTTCTCAGTGTCACGGCTACCGATCCAGATGTGGGACTGAATGGTGACATCTCCTACAGGTTCAGCCAAGCAGTCAGTGAGGGCCAATTGGCTTTCACGATTGACACCATGAGTGGTGAAATTCGAGTCACAAAGCCCATGGATTTTGAGACCACACAGAAATATGAACTCAGTGTGCTGGCAACTGATGGTGGGGGCCTCTCAGGCATGTGCAATGTGATGGTGGAGGTGGTGGATGTGAACGACAATGCGCCGGAGCTGGTGGTCAGTTTCTtcagcagccccctccctgaGAACACACTGCCTGGGACACTGGTAGCTGTATTTGCTGTGAGAGACCAGGATTCTGGTGTGAATGGGGAGATCACCTGTGCCCTTGAAGACCAGCTCACCTTCTCCCTGAGGCCAGCCTATAAAAATTACTATGAGCTAGTGACCGTGAGCACATTGGATCGGGAGGAGACAGCTCAGTACCTTGTGGTCATCAGAGCAGCAGATGCAGGGTCTCCTGCTCTCACCACTACCCAGACCTTCACGGTGGACATCTCTGATGTCAATGACAATGCCCCTGTCTTCAACCAGACATCATACACCATGTATGTGCATGAGAACAATATCCCTGCAGTGCTTGTTGGGGCTGTCAGTGCAGTGGACTCAGACGCAGGACCCAATGCCAAGGTGATCTATTCCCTGAGGCCTGTGCACCCTGCAGAGCgggacccctgctcctgcatctCCGTGAACTCAGAGAACGGACATGTGTTTGTGCTGCGTCCACTGGACTATGAGCAGGTGAGGCAGCTTGAGGTGCTGGTGAGTGCCACCGATGCGGGGTCCCCTCCCCTCAGCACCAACGTCACCGTCTGCCTCCTCGTGGTGGACGAGAATGACAATGCCCCACTGGTGTTGCACCCTACACAGGACAGCAGCCCGCCATCCAGTGAGCTGGTGCCAGCCTCGTCCGAGGTGGGGGACCTGGTCACCAAAGTGGTGGCCGTTGATGCCGACTCTGGTCAGAACTCGTGGCTTTCCTTCCATCTTCTAAGGGCCACAGACCCCGGGCTGTTTGCTGTGGGTACCCAAAATGGGGAGGTACGGCTGAGGAGGCCAGTGACAGAAAGGGATGCCGTGAAGCAGAAGCTTGAAGTGCTGGTGCGTGACAATGGGAGGCCACCACTGTCGGccactgcagcactgagcatACTCCTCCTCAACGGCCTCTCACAGGAACACCTGCCacagcaggaggtggctgtgcAAGATGAAGACAGCTCCCTGACAATCTATTTAATCATTTCACTGGTCTTTGtctccctccttttcctcacATCTGTCGCAGCCTTTGTTGCTTGCAAGGTGTGCAAGAGAAAGGAGCTGAAAGGAGGGCGCGTGCTGTATGGCACAGGCAACTTGCAGAGCAGTCTGGCtgatggggctgctgctgggacccTGCCCCACACCTATTGCTACGAGATCAACCTCACCACGGGCTCGGGCAACAGCGAGTTCAAGTTCCTGAAGCCCAtcctccccagcctgccacCACAGCACTCTGGCACAGGCAGGGGTGTTGATGACACAGAGGATTTCCCACCAGTCCTTAACTCCATGGGGGATGCAGCCTTGGACATCTCTGGTCCATCATCGGTTGGACACTTTAATGGGCTTCTCTTTAACTAG
- the LOC121077688 gene encoding protocadherin beta-15-like, whose translation MAFGRQSRGTERQVVLFVLCVCVCQSGAETLCYSLAEEMERDSFVANIAKDLGVSPSQLASRKARVVSEGNEQYFRLNLNTGVLTVKETLDREAICPQSDICTLFFKIFFENPVQLIRGEVEVRDMNDNSPVFPEKEMVLEILETASPGSRFPLEKARDKDVGSNGLQNYSLGSNSHFSLALGTGKGGAKYPELILQRQLDREQQREVNLLLTATDGGTPPKSGTAQVRIVVLDANDNIPVFSREVYEARVAENSPPEQLVVRVTAADPDEGSYGRVRYAFTQTSERYRQLFELNAATGEIRVSGSLDFEEVESHEMVVKATDGGGLSAHCKVHVEVLDVNDNAPEIALTSLTASIPEDAPPRTVVALFSVRDRDSGDNGRTECAIEGDLPFSLTPTFDNYYELRTNAALDRERTAEYNITITSMDWGRSRLSSRESIFVQISDVNDSPPEFTENVYTISVNENNNPMLRIGNVNATDADAGKNSRVSYALVREKGKEQPDVSINSENGDVYILRPLDYEEVHAFEVTVRAADGGSPALSAEALLRVLVRDENDNAPVVLHPPPDGSAAAGELVPRWAQAGYLVAKVVAVDADAGQNAWLSYELAKATEPGLFRVGLHSGEVRTARAVTERDAPRHRLVVLVRDRGQPPRSATATLAIALVDGFSEAHLRVSEEAPTADPDGRLTLYLIICLACVSALFLATAAAAVVVKVRRARQSMAGSLPTFPKSAAESSAGSLPRSYVYDVCFAAGTVNSEFRFLRPLFPCFPAGLPHGPGDQRSSVCSASLGEEVDWAAQGRVPLSEGTGPRPAEENTSSDQNPWLTHQ comes from the exons ATGGCGTTTGGGAGACAGAGCAGAGGCACTGAGAGGCAAGTGGTCTTGTTTGTTCTGTGCGTTTGCGTGTGTCAGAGCGGGGCCGAAACCCTCTGCTATTCTCTGGCGGAGGAAATGGAGAGGGACTCCTTTGTCGCCAATATCGCAAAAGACTTGGGCGTTTCTCCGAGCCAGCTCGCGTCTCGCAAGGCCCGCGTTGTGTCTGAGGGGAACGAGCAGTATTTCCGCCTCAATTTAAATACCGGAGTCCTGACGGTAAAAGAGACGCTGGACCGAGAGGCGATCTGTCCGCAGAGCGATATCTGCACACTCTTCTTTAAGATATTCTTTGAAAATCCGGTGCAGCTGATCCGAGGGGAGGTGGAGGTTCGTGACATGAACGACAACTCCCCCGTGTTCCCGGAGAAGGAAATGGTTTTAGAGATTCTGGAAACGGCATCCCCTGGGTCTCGTTTCCCCCTAGAAAAAGCACGCGATAAGGACGTGGGGAGCAACGGCTTGCAGAACTACAGCCTCGGATCCAATTCGCATTTTTCCCTGGCTCTCGGAACAGGGAAAGGTGGAGCAAAATACCCCGAACTCATCCTACAGAGGCAACTGGACCGCGAACAGCAGAGGGAGGTGAATTTACTCCTGACTGCCACCGACGGGGGCACGCCGCCCAAGTCGGGCACGGCTCAAGTCCGGATCGTAGTGCTGGATGCCAACGACAACATCCCGGTCTTCTCCCGGGAAGTCTACGAGGCCCGCGTGGCCGAAAACAGCCCCCCAGAGCAGCTGGTGGTCAGGGTCACGGCTGCGGATCCCGACGAAGGGTCCTACGGCAGAGTGCGGTATGCCTTCACCCAGACATCGGAGCGGTACCGCCAGCTCTTCGAGCTGAACGCTGCCACCGGAGAGATCCGGGTCTCGGGCAGCCTGGACTTTGAGGAAGTAGAAAGCCACGAGATGGTGGTCAAAGCCACCGACGGCGGGGGGTTGTCTGCGCATTGCAAAGTGCATGTGGAGGTGCTGGACGTGAACGACAACGCCCCGGAGATCGCGCTCACCTCCCTCACTGCCTCCATCCCCGAGGACGCCCCGCCCCGGACCGTGGTGGCCCTGTTCAGTGTGCGGGACCGGGACTCGGGGGACAACGGCAGGACGGAGTGCGCGATCGAGGGCGATTTGCCCTTCAGTCTCACCCCCACTTTCGACAATTACTACGAGCTGCGCACAAACGCGGCCCTGGACAGGGAAAGGACGGCGGAGTACAACATCACCATCACCTCCATGGACTGGGGCAGATCTCGGCTGAGTTCTCGGGAAAGCATCTTCGTGCAGATATCCGATGTGAACGACAGTCCCCCGGAGTTCACAGAGAATGTTTACACCATATCAGTGAACGAGAACAACAACCCCATGCTCCGGATCGGCAACGTAAATGCCACGGACGCCGACGCGGGTAAAAACTCCCGTGTGAGCTACGCGCTGGTGCGAGAGAAGGGCAAGGAGCAGCCCGATGTGTCGATCAACTCTGAAAACGGGGACGTTTACATCCTTCGCCCGCTAGACTACGAAGAGGTGCATGCCTTCGAGGTGACCGTGCGCGCCGCTGACGGGGGCTCGCCGGCGCTCAGCGCCGAGGCGCTGCTGCGGGTGCTGGTGCGGGACGAGAACGACAACGCGCCCGTCGTGCTGCACCCGCCTCCCGAcggcagcgcggcggcgggcgaGCTGGTGCCGCGCTGGGCGCAGGCGGGTTACCTGGTGGCCAAGGTGGTGGCAGTGGACGCAGACGCGGGGCAGAACGCGTGGCTCTCCTACGAGCTGGCCAAGGCGACGGAGCCGGGGCTCTTCCGCGTGGGGCTGCACAGCGGCGAGGTGCGCACGGCGCGGGCCGTGACCGAGCGCGACGCGCCCAGGCACAGGCTCGTCGTGCTGGTGCGAGACCGCGGGCAGCCGCCGCGCTCCGCCACCGCCACCCTCGCCATCGCCCTGGTGGACGGCTTCTCCGAAGCCCACTTGCGGGTGAGCGAAGAGGCGCCGACCGCCGATCCCGACGGGCGGCTGACTCTGTACCTCATTATCTGCTTGGCCTGCGTGTCCGCGCTGTTCCTGGCCACCGCGGCGGCCGCCGTGGTTGTGAAGGTGCGGCGGGCCAGGCAGAGCATGGCGGGGTCCTTGCCCACTTTCCCGAAATCTGCCGCTGAGAGCAGCGCTGGATCCTTGCCCCGTAGCTACGTGTACGACGTCTGCTTCGCCGCCGGGACCGTCAACAGCGAGTTCCGCTTCCTTAGGCccctcttcccctgcttcccagctgggctgccccaCGGCCCGGGCGACCAGCGGAGCTCGGTGTGCTCGGCCAGCCTCGGGGAAGAAGTCGACTGGGCTGCACAG GGTCGAGTTCCCCTCTCCGAAGGCACGGGTCCCAGGCCAGCAGAGGAAAATACCAGTTCTGATCAAAATCCTTGGCTCACCCATCAGTAA
- the LOC121077679 gene encoding protocadherin beta-15-like, producing MTAKQDALSCKGDLERTPERDSCHNKKAAAVGRVLVAMLFAGKLCEHAGVWQRLRDGGQERVPSRSSPAAGRRVVLLAKAAASGCGRGGGRAQRSAAQRSREAAASGPPRRPPQHPLAVPDGHAAGRQPASARGREGGREGGRPPLPAALLPGAASRGGLRQTEGVRRPAMASARQVLCVCALLCVPRVRCEPIRYSVAEEGESGSVVANVAEDAGLTPAQLSARRARIASPAGRQHFRLERATGRLVLAERLDREEMCGRSLTCTLAFELLLENPLQFFRVEVAVEDVNDHSPVFPEERVTFQIPERGDPGSRFPVEAAQDLDVGSNSIQAYSIAPENEYFSVSFGTHSDDDKYVDLVLDQTLDREEQPELLFSLIATDGGSPPRSGTTQIHIIVLDVNDNAPTFTQKHYIGCILENAPTGSVILSVAATDPDVGLNGDISYRFSNVLGDIQSTFTIDTKSGEIRVAKSLDFEATQKYELSVRATDGGGLSALCKVLVEVVDMNDNAPELVVSSFSSPVPENAEPGTVVALFAVRDQDSGVNGEITCALEDQLSFSLRPAYKNYYELVTVSTLDHEETAQYLVVITAADAGSPSLTTTQTFTVDISDVNDNAPVFNQTSYTMYVHENNVPAVLVGAVSAVDSDAGPNAKVIYSLRPVYPAERDPCSCISVNSENGHVFVLRPLDYEQVRQLEVLVSATDAGSPPLSTNVTVRLLVVDENGNAPLVLHPAQDSSPPSSELVPASSEAGDLVTKVVAVDADSGQNSWLSFQLLRATDPGLFAVGTQNGEVRLRRPVTERDAVKQKLEVLVRDNGRPPLSATAALSILLLNGLSQEHLPQQEVAVQDEDSSLTIYLIISLVFVSLLFLTSVAAFVACKVCKRKELKGGHVLYGTGNLQSSLADGAAAGTLPHTYCYEINLTTGSGNSEFKFLKPILPSLPPQHSGTGRGVDDTEDFPPVPNSMGDGALDISGPPSVGHFNGLPFK from the coding sequence ATGACCGCCAAGCAGGACGCGCTTTCCTGTAAAGGTGACCTGGAAAGAACACCCGAGCGCGATTCCTGCCACAAtaaaaaggctgctgctgttgggagAGTCCTTGTAGCGATGTTGTTTGCAGGCAAGCTCTGTGAACACGCCGGCGTTTGGCAAAGGCTGAGAGACGGCGGCCAGGAGCGCGTCCCGTCCCGGAGCAGTCCCGCCGCGGGCCGCAGGGTGGTGCTCCTGGCCAAGGCGGCGGCGAGCGGCTgcgggcggggaggcggccgAGCCCAACGCAGCGCAGCGCAGCGCagccgggaggcggcggcgagCGGTCCTCCGCGCCGTCCTCCGCAGCATCCGCTGGCGGTCCCGGACGGCCACGCTGCGGGCCGCCAGCCGGCCTCGgcgagagggagagagggaggccGCGAGGGAGGGCGCCCGCCGCTTCCCGCCGCGCTGCTGCCGGGCGCCGCTTCCCGCGGAGGACTGCGGCAGACGGAGGGTGTCCGCCGCCCCGCCATGGCGTCTGCAAGGCaagtgctttgtgtgtgtgctttgctGTGCGTGCCGCGCGTTCGCTGCGAGCCCATCCGCTACTCCGTAGCCGAGGAGGGGGAGAGCGGCTCCGTGGTGGCCAACGTGGCGGAGGACGCGGGGCTGACCCCGGCGCAGCTCTCGGCTCGCAGGGCACGCATTGCCTCACCGGCCGGCCGGCAGCACTTTCGCTTAGAGCGCGCCACCGGCCGCCTCGTCCTGGCGGAGCGGCTCGATCGCGAGGAGATGTGCGGCCGCTCGCTTACCTGCACGCTCGCCTTCGAGCTCCTGCTCGAAAACCCGCTGCAGTTCTTTCGGGTCGAGGTGGCCGTGGAGGACGTCAACGACCACTCGCCGGTCTTTCCCGAGGAACGAGTCACTTTTCAGATCCCGGAAAGGGGCGACCCTGGCTCGCGATTCCCTGTGGAGGCGGCTCAGGACCTGGACGTTGGCAGCAACAGCATCCAGGCTTACAGCATCGCTCCCGAGAATGAgtacttcagtgtttctttcGGGACTCACAGTGACGATGACAAGTATGTCGACTTAGTCTTAGATCAAACACTAGACAGAGAGGAGCAGCCAGAGTTGCTTTTCAGTCTCATTGCTACAGACGGTGGCTCTCCACCTAGGAGCGGGACCACCCAAATTCATATCATAGTTCTAGATGTAAATGATAATGCTCCTACCTTCACACAGAAGCATTACATTGgatgtattttagaaaatgccCCAACAGGTTCTGTGATTCTCAGCGTTGCTGCAACCGATCCAGATGTGGGACTGAATGGTGACATCTCCTACAGGTTCAGCAATGTTCTGGGGGACATCCAGTCCACATTCACAATTGACACCAAGAGTGGTGAAATTCGAGTCGCAAAGTCCCTGGACTTCGAGGCCACACAGAAATATGAACTCAGTGTGCGGGCAACTGATGGTGGGGGCCTCTCGGCACTCTGCAAGGTGTTGGTGGAGGTGGTGGATATGAATGACAATGCACCGGAGCTGGTGGTCAGTTCCTTCAGCAGCCCGGTCCCTGAGAATGCAGAGCCTGGGACAGTGGTTGCCCTCTTTGCTGTGAGAGACCAGGATTCTGGTGTGAATGGGGAGATCACCTGTGCCCTTGAAGACCAGCTCTCCTTCTCCCTAAGGCCAGCCTATAAGAATTACTATGAGCTAGTGACCGTCAGTACATTGGACCATGAGGAGACAGCTCAGTACCTTGTAGTCATCACGGCGGCAGACGCAGGGTCTCCTTCTCTCACCACTACCCAGACCTTCACAGTGGACATCTCTGATGTCAATGACAATGCCCCTGTTTTCAACCAGACATCATACACCATGTATGTGCATGAGAACAATGTCCCTGCAGTGCTTGTTGGGGCTGTCAGTGCAGTGGACTCAGACGCAGGACCCAATGCCAAGGTAATCTATTCCCTGAGGCCTGTGTACCCTGCAGAGCgggacccctgctcctgcatctCCGTGAACTCAGAGAACGGACATGTGTTTGTGCTGCGTCCACTGGACTATGAGCAGGTGAGGCAGCTTGAAGTGCTGGTGAGTGCCACCGATGCGGGGTCCCCTCCCCTCAGCACCAACGTCACCGTCCGCCTCCTCGTGGTGGACGAGAACGGCAATGCCCCACTGGTGTTGCACCCTGCACAGGACAGCAGCCCGCCATCCAGTGAGCTGGTGCCAGCCTCGTCCGAGGCGGGGGACCTGGTCACCAAAGTGGTGGCCGTTGATGCCGACTCTGGTCAGAACTCATGGCTTTCCTTCCAACTGCTGAGGGCTACAGATCCTGGGCTGTTTGCTGTGGGTACCCAAAATGGGGAGGTGCGGCTGAGGAGGCCAGTGACAGAAAGGGATGCCGTGAAGCAGAAGCTTGAAGTGCTGGTGCGTGACAATGGGAGGCCACCACTGTCGGccactgcagcactgagcatACTCCTCCTCAACGGCCTCTCACAGGAACACCTGCCacagcaggaggtggctgtgcAAGATGAAGACAGCTCCCTGACAATCTATTTAATCATTTCACTGGTCTTtgtctccctcctcttcctcacatCTGTCGCAGCCTTTGTTGCTTGCAAGGTGTGCAAGAGAAAGGAGCTGAAAGGAGGGCACGTGCTGTATGGTACAGGCAACTTGCAGAGCAGTCTGGCtgatggggctgctgctgggacccTGCCCCACACCTATTGCTACGAGATCAACCTCACCACGGGCTCGGGCAACAGCGAGTTCAAGTTCCTGAAGCCCAtcctccccagcctgccacCACAGCACTCTGGCACAGGCAGGGGTGTTGATGACACAGAGGATTTCCCACCAGTCCCTAACTCCATGGGGGATGGAGCCCTGGACATCTCTGGTCCACCATCTGTTGGACACTTTAATGGGCTTCCCTTTAAGTAG
- the LOC121077690 gene encoding protocadherin beta-16-like, translated as MELRKREEPLPGRALFVILLLCVSGGRAETARYSVPEEAARGSLVANIAKDLGLTAEELSTRQVRLVPEGEKQYFQLDRHTGDLVVREQMDREELCGQSEPCLVRFDVLLEGPLQSFRAEVSLTDINDHAPVFLNKEIILKISETTKPKARFLLESAQDPDVGNNSVQHYSISSNGYFHIYTRQRSDGRRHAELMLDRELDREKQAEVAFSITAVDGGSPPLSGTAVIRVVVLDANDNIPVFTQSLYKVRVLENSSEDTLVAVVSAKDLDSGMSGEIAYSIVQNSEDNRETFKINPETGQIRLKKTLDYEETKTYEIDVQATDGGGLSANCKVEVEVQDVNDNAPEVTITSPTSSLSEAAPPNTVVALFSVRDRDSGDNGRTSCELLGEQPFSILPLVGEAYALVTLEALDREEVSGYNVTVRASDAGTPALSTSETLLVRLSDVNDNAPTFSQAIYSMVLRENKPAGTILGRLNATDADTGENARVSYMLVPTSLGVSAAWSFLSVEAESGIVRALRPVDYEEVHAFEVTVRAADGGSPALSAEALLRVLVRDENDNAPVVLHPPPDGSAAAGELVPRWAQAGYLVAKVVAVDADAGQNAWLSYELAKATEPGLFRVGLHSGEVRTARAVTERDAPRHRLVVLVRDRGQPPRSATATLAIALVDGFSEAFLQLSQAPAGSPQQEEGDHDLLTTYLIASLCCVSSLFLVFVAAFSGTTLCKGRLCPALPNSSARSSADSDLTADARDVAGRGDLWPGYHYEMYLTSGSGQSDFKFLRPVLPSPQSPPGCAEAGKGAMLECSPQRAGQKGAEQGTAVPPSL; from the coding sequence ATGGAGCTGAGAAAGAGGGAGGAACCGCTCCCAGGGCGAGCGTTATTTGTGATACTGCTCCTCTGCGTGTCGGGGGGGAGAGCAGAAACCGCCCGGTACTCTGTGCCCGAAGAGGCGGCAAGAGGCTCCCTTGTGGCAAATATCGCTAAGGATTTGGGACTGACCGCTGAGGAATTGTCGACTCGACAGGTCCGACTCGttcctgaaggagaaaaacagtattttcaactGGATCGGCACACCGGGGATTTGGTTGTGCGAGAACAGATGGATCGGGAGGAGCTGTGCGGGCAGAGCGAGCCATGCCTGGTACGTTTCGATGTGTTGTTGGAGGGTCCACTGCAGTCCTTCCGCGCCGAGGTAAGCCTCACAGACATTAATGATCATGCTCCCGTGTTCTTAAATAAAGAGATAATTTTAAAGATCTCGGAAACTACAAAGCCGAAAGCTCGTTTTTTACTGGAAAGTGCTCAGGATCCAGATGTGGGCAACAACAGTGTTCAGCATTACAGCATCAGCTCGAACGGTTATTTCCATATCTACACCCGGCAGCGTAGTGACGGCAGGAGGCACGCCGAGCTGATGTTGGACAGAGAGCTAGACCGGGAAAAGCAGGCAGAAGTGGCTTTCAGCATCACGGCTGTGGATGGTGGGTCTCCACCGCTCTCTGGTACAGCCGTAATCCGCGTGGTAGTCCTGGATGCAAATGACAACATTCCAGTATTTACGCAGAGCCTGTATAAGGTCCGAGTATTAGAAAATAGCTCCGAGGATACCTTGGTGGCAGTGGTGTCTGCTAAAGATTTAGATTCAGGAATGAGCGGGGAAATAGCCTATTCCATAGTTCAAAATTCAGAGGATAATCGAGagacctttaaaataaatccagagacAGGGCAGATTCGACTCAAAAAAACACTGGATTATGAAGAAACAAAGACTTACGAGATAGACGTGCAGGCCACGGATGGAGGAGGCCTGTCTGCGAACTGCaaggtggaggtggaggtgcAGGACGTGAACGACAACGCCCCCGAAGTAACAATCACCTCCCCCACCAGCAGCCTCTCCGAAGCGGCCCCGCCGAACACGGTGGTGGCCCTCTTCAGCGTGCGGGACCGGGACTCAGGGGACAACGGCAGGACGAGCTGCGAGCTGCTGGGCGAGCAGCCCTTCAGCATTTTGCCACTGGTGGGTGAAGCGTACGCGCTAGTGACATTGGAGGCGTTGGACCGGGAGGAGGTGTCGGGGTACAACGTGACGGTGCGGGCCAGTGACGCGGGTACTCCTGCGCTCTCAACATCGGAGACGCTGTTGGTGCGGCTCTCGGATGTGAACGATAATGCGCCTACCTTCTCCCAGGCCATTTACAGCATGGTGCTACGCGAAAACAAGCCCGCTGGGACGATCCTGGGCCGCCTTAATGCCACGGACGCCGACACAGGTGAAAACGCCCGTGTGAGCTACATGCTGGTGCCGACTTCACTGGGGGTCTCCGCTGCGTGGTCCTTCTTGTCGGTGGAGGCCGAGAGCGGCATAGTGCGGGCTCTGCGTCCAGTGGACTACGAAGAGGTGCACGCCTTCGAGGTGACCGTGCGCGCCGCTGACGGGGGCTCGCCGGCGCTCAGCGCCGAGGCGCTGCTGCGGGTGCTGGTGCGGGACGAGAACGACAACGCGCCCGTCGTGCTGCACCCGCCTCCCGAcggcagcgcggcggcgggcgaGCTGGTGCCGCGCTGGGCGCAGGCGGGTTACCTGGTGGCCAAAGTAGTGGCAGTGGACGCAGACGCGGGGCAGAACGCGTGGCTCTCCTACGAGCTGGCCAAGGCGACGGAGCCGGGGCTCTTCCGCGTGGGGCTGCACAGCGGCGAGGTGCGCACGGCGCGGGCCGTGACCGAGCGCGACGCGCCCAGGCACAGGCTCGTCGTGCTGGTGCGAGACCGCGGGCAGCCGCCGCGCTCCGCCACCGCCACCCTCGCCATCGCCCTGGTGGACGGCTTCTCTGAAGCCTTCCTGCAGCTTTCGCAGGCTCCCGCGGGAAGCCCGCAGCAGGAGGAGGGCGACCACGACCTTCTCACCACCTACCTCATCGCCTCCCTCTGCTGCGTCTCCTCACTCTTCCTTGTATTCGTCGCTGCCTTTTCGGGGACCACGCTGTGCAAGGGTCGCCTCTGCCCTGCGCTCCCGAACTCCTCGGCCCGCAGCTCTGCTGACAGCGACTTGACCGCCGATGCCAGGGACGTGGCCGGCAGGGGAGACCTGTGGCCGGGTTACCACTACGAGATGTATTTGACCAGCGGCTCGGGGCAGAGCGACTTCAAGTTCCTGAGGCCCGTCCTGCCGAGTCCGCAGAGTCCACCAGGCTGCGCGGAAGCTGGCAAGGGCGCTATGCTTGAGTGCAGCCCGCAGCGCGCTGGCCAGAAGGGAGCCGAGCAGGGGACAGCAGTCCCTCCGTCGCTCTAA